In a genomic window of Streptosporangiales bacterium:
- a CDS encoding SDR family oxidoreductase produces MSRPDGTVAVVTGAAGGLGMAITHRLLATGLPAVAVAVDTDALQRLCESAPAGQVHPLVADVGAPGAVHAGVRELSDFGVPLVLVNNAGITDKSAFLTDLPDELWDEELRVGASAPFYWTRACLPAMRAYSWGRVVNISSIAGRMGDLGHGGYAAAKAAVLGLTRATALEGARSGITANAVLPGIIRTPAYDRIRPDVRDRVEQATAMKRAGRPEEIAALVAHLTYDEASYTTGQDFAVDGGLGLFVF; encoded by the coding sequence ATGAGCCGGCCGGACGGCACCGTCGCGGTAGTGACCGGCGCAGCGGGTGGTCTCGGTATGGCGATCACGCACAGGTTGCTCGCCACCGGTCTGCCCGCCGTCGCGGTCGCCGTCGACACCGACGCCCTGCAGCGGCTCTGCGAGTCGGCACCCGCCGGCCAGGTGCACCCTCTCGTCGCCGACGTCGGCGCCCCCGGCGCGGTGCACGCCGGCGTGCGGGAGCTCAGCGACTTCGGCGTCCCGCTCGTGCTCGTGAACAACGCCGGCATCACGGACAAGTCCGCGTTCCTGACCGACCTCCCCGACGAGCTGTGGGACGAGGAGCTCCGGGTCGGCGCCAGCGCGCCGTTCTACTGGACTCGGGCCTGCCTGCCCGCGATGCGCGCGTACAGCTGGGGCCGTGTCGTCAACATCTCCTCAATCGCGGGTCGGATGGGCGACCTCGGGCACGGCGGCTACGCCGCGGCCAAGGCCGCCGTCCTCGGGCTGACCCGGGCGACGGCACTGGAAGGGGCCAGGTCGGGGATCACGGCCAACGCCGTTCTGCCGGGCATCATCCGGACCCCGGCCTACGACCGGATCCGCCCGGACGTCCGGGATCGAGTCGAGCAGGCCACGGCGATGAAGCGTGCGGGGCGACCGGAGGAGATCGCCGCGCTTGTGGCCCATCTGACATACGACGAGGCGTCCTACACCACCGGACAGGACTTCGCCGTCGACGGCGGACTGGGCTTATTCGTCTTCTGA
- a CDS encoding DNA-binding protein, producing the protein MTTPPAAGIEEPVTIEGHWNFGYTYYAGAAASRFFNELRLNRRIMGTHCPQCDRVLVPARGFCDACFVEIDEWREVGTEGTLETFTILTSSFPGLPEPPLVVGYVTLDGASSAVLNTVCGVDLSDIDAAGASLLSQPRVRVKFRDVREGRISDFAFELVQE; encoded by the coding sequence ATGACGACGCCGCCGGCCGCCGGGATCGAAGAACCCGTCACCATCGAGGGGCACTGGAACTTCGGCTACACCTACTACGCAGGCGCCGCGGCGAGCCGATTCTTCAACGAATTGCGGCTCAACCGCCGGATCATGGGCACGCACTGCCCGCAGTGCGACCGGGTCCTGGTCCCGGCCCGCGGGTTCTGCGACGCCTGCTTCGTGGAGATCGACGAGTGGCGCGAGGTGGGCACCGAGGGAACACTGGAAACGTTCACCATCCTCACCTCCTCGTTCCCCGGGCTGCCCGAGCCACCGCTGGTGGTCGGTTATGTGACCCTCGACGGTGCGTCGAGCGCCGTGCTCAACACCGTGTGCGGCGTGGACCTCTCTGACATTGATGCGGCCGGGGCCTCGCTGCTGTCCCAGCCGCGGGTCCGGGTCAAATTTCGCGACGTGCGTGAGGGCCGGATCAGCGACTTCGCGTTCGAACTGGTGCAGGAATGA
- a CDS encoding TetR family transcriptional regulator translates to MVSGCALDSGHPAQPDEGVARRCRTLSQPVDDQSSSIGRRRAIARRERNATWLERRDQLLAAAAEAFQAKGFQAVSMSDIAARLGSDRASVYYYFASKQEIFLALVEQAVRANVELIEAVAATDEPATARLRRAIEALAESYERHYPYLHLYVQEDMRQLSESPDETHLRELGDRYDEAIMTIARDGVESGEFRPEVDAHMLRFAVLGALNWTHRWYTPGGRLSGAEIGRAFSDIILNGAAACASS, encoded by the coding sequence ATGGTATCCGGCTGCGCACTAGACTCCGGTCACCCGGCCCAGCCGGACGAGGGTGTTGCTAGGAGGTGCCGCACGTTGTCGCAGCCGGTGGACGACCAGTCCAGCTCGATCGGACGGCGCCGTGCCATTGCCCGGCGGGAGCGCAATGCCACCTGGCTGGAGCGGCGCGACCAGCTCCTAGCCGCGGCGGCGGAGGCATTCCAGGCCAAGGGCTTCCAGGCGGTGAGCATGAGCGACATCGCTGCCCGCCTCGGCAGCGACCGCGCCAGCGTCTATTACTACTTTGCAAGCAAGCAGGAGATCTTCCTCGCGCTCGTCGAGCAGGCCGTCCGCGCCAATGTCGAGTTGATCGAGGCGGTGGCCGCCACCGACGAGCCTGCGACGGCCCGTCTGCGCCGGGCCATCGAGGCCCTCGCCGAGTCCTACGAGCGCCACTATCCCTACCTGCACCTCTACGTTCAGGAGGACATGCGCCAGCTGTCGGAGTCTCCGGACGAGACGCACCTGCGCGAGCTCGGCGACCGCTACGACGAAGCCATCATGACGATCGCCCGCGACGGCGTCGAGTCTGGTGAGTTCCGGCCCGAGGTCGATGCGCACATGCTGCGTTTCGCCGTGCTCGGTGCGCTCAACTGGACTCACCGGTGGTACACGCCGGGCGGTCGGCTCAGCGGCGCCGAGATCGGCAGGGCATTCAGCGATATCATCCTCAATGGAGCGGCCGCCTGCGCCTCCTCCTGA